Proteins from one Gemmatimonadales bacterium genomic window:
- a CDS encoding aldo/keto reductase, whose protein sequence is MQKRKLGSGNLEVSAIGYGAMGLSFGYGPATDRAEAIRVIRAAVERGVTFFDTAQVYGPFANEELVGEALAPFREQVVIATKFGFEFDDAGREVGLNSRPEYIRPMTEGSLQRLGVEIIDLYYQHRVDPNVPIEDVAGTVRDLIREGKVKHFGLSEAGVRTIRRAHAVQPVTAVQSEYSLWWREPEAEVLPALEELGIGFVPFSPLGRGFLTGKIDATTSFDSSDFRNTVPRFSAENRKANQAVVDMVGRIAGKKRATPAQIALAWVLAQEPWIVPIPGTTKLDRLEENLGAAAVELTPDDLREIDAAVAAVT, encoded by the coding sequence ATGCAGAAACGGAAACTCGGCAGCGGCAATCTGGAAGTCTCGGCCATCGGCTATGGCGCCATGGGGCTCAGCTTCGGCTACGGCCCGGCGACGGATCGCGCGGAGGCGATCCGGGTGATCCGCGCGGCCGTCGAGCGCGGCGTCACCTTCTTCGACACGGCGCAGGTGTACGGGCCGTTCGCGAACGAGGAGCTGGTGGGCGAAGCCCTCGCGCCGTTCCGCGAGCAGGTGGTGATCGCCACCAAGTTCGGGTTCGAGTTCGACGACGCGGGGCGTGAGGTAGGACTCAACAGTCGCCCCGAGTACATCAGGCCGATGACCGAGGGCTCGCTCCAGCGGCTTGGCGTCGAGATCATCGACCTGTATTATCAGCACCGGGTGGACCCGAACGTGCCGATCGAGGACGTCGCGGGGACGGTGAGGGACCTGATCCGGGAAGGCAAGGTGAAGCACTTCGGCCTCTCGGAGGCCGGCGTGCGGACCATCCGGCGCGCACATGCGGTGCAGCCGGTCACGGCGGTCCAGAGCGAATACTCGCTCTGGTGGAGAGAGCCTGAGGCGGAAGTGTTACCCGCGCTCGAGGAGCTCGGGATCGGCTTCGTTCCGTTCAGTCCGCTTGGGCGGGGCTTTCTCACTGGAAAGATCGACGCGACCACAAGCTTCGACAGCTCTGATTTCCGCAACACCGTACCGCGCTTCTCGGCGGAAAACCGGAAGGCGAATCAGGCGGTGGTGGACATGGTGGGCAGGATCGCGGGAAAGAAGCGCGCGACGCCCGCGCAGATCGCGCTCGCCTGGGTGCTGGCGCAGGAGCCGTGGATCGTTCCGATCCCGGGGACCACCAAGCTGGATCGCCTGGAAGAGAACCTGGGCGCGGCCGCCGTCGAGCTCACACCCGATGACCTTCGTGAGATCGACGCCGCCGTCGCAGCGGTCACGG
- a CDS encoding FkbM family methyltransferase, translated as MPTHTAQWDGFTFHHRNDPEFELLAREIFEGGEYSFDCDKSDPVILDCGSHIGLAVAWFKRRFPRARIFAFEPDPETFRLLVANVAANGFEGVELLNLAVSSRRGTARLFGDFGAAAPMASAHSLRQDWGTQRSDQWIPVNTVPLADYIEGRIDYLKLDIEGMEMEVMQSIEPRLHLVRALGLEFHGTGPDAADDEEDLIRLLRGCGFQVSVTRKPRSIFPPDIDAWVKRVQPYLSTIKATRPPASAA; from the coding sequence ATGCCGACTCACACCGCCCAGTGGGACGGATTCACCTTCCACCACCGCAACGACCCCGAATTCGAGCTCCTCGCGCGGGAGATCTTCGAAGGAGGAGAGTACTCGTTCGACTGTGACAAGAGCGATCCGGTCATCCTGGATTGCGGGAGCCACATCGGCCTGGCCGTGGCCTGGTTCAAGCGGCGCTTTCCGCGGGCGCGCATCTTCGCGTTCGAGCCGGACCCCGAGACGTTCCGGCTCCTCGTGGCCAATGTCGCCGCGAACGGATTCGAGGGAGTCGAGCTGCTCAACCTTGCCGTCTCCTCCCGGCGGGGCACGGCTCGGCTGTTCGGAGATTTCGGTGCTGCGGCCCCGATGGCCTCCGCCCACTCGCTGCGACAGGACTGGGGCACCCAGAGATCGGATCAATGGATTCCCGTGAACACGGTTCCCCTGGCCGACTACATCGAAGGGCGCATCGACTATCTCAAGCTCGACATCGAGGGAATGGAGATGGAGGTGATGCAGTCGATCGAACCGCGCCTCCACCTCGTCCGGGCACTCGGTCTCGAGTTTCATGGCACCGGCCCCGATGCTGCCGACGACGAGGAGGACCTGATCCGGCTGCTGCGCGGATGCGGATTCCAGGTCTCGGTCACCCGCAAGCCGAGATCCATCTTCCCGCCCGACATCGACGCCTGGGTGAAGCGCGTTCAGCCGTACCTCTCGACGATCAAGGCGACCCGCCCGCCGGCCTCCGCCGCATGA
- a CDS encoding sulfite exporter TauE/SafE family protein, with protein sequence MPGPGDLWHLVVAFFAGLGGGAMNALAGGGTNLSFPALVWLGLPAIQANATSAVALWPGSAAGAWGFRKEAEQARRWWFWLLVPSLIGGAVGAYLLIHTPPQFFKSLAPWLVIASSALIAAEPAITRRLDPKGHGHRSNTWRVVALAVQLLVAVYGGYFGAGLGILILTALGFLGLSDIRQANALKNLFSLAIKGVAVIYFIIVAEVSWTPAVIMAVGAVIGGYAAARLGRKLAESTMRWVVTGIGVAVGIAMLVKLAD encoded by the coding sequence ATGCCCGGGCCGGGTGACCTCTGGCATCTCGTAGTCGCTTTTTTCGCCGGCCTGGGCGGCGGCGCGATGAACGCGCTCGCGGGCGGCGGCACCAATCTTTCCTTTCCGGCCCTCGTGTGGCTCGGCCTCCCGGCGATTCAGGCCAACGCGACCAGCGCGGTCGCGCTCTGGCCCGGCAGCGCGGCGGGAGCCTGGGGTTTTCGCAAGGAAGCCGAGCAGGCCCGCCGCTGGTGGTTCTGGCTTCTGGTGCCCTCGCTCATCGGTGGCGCGGTGGGCGCGTATCTCCTGATTCACACGCCGCCACAATTCTTCAAGTCGCTCGCGCCGTGGCTGGTGATCGCATCGAGCGCGCTGATCGCCGCGGAGCCGGCGATCACCCGGCGGCTCGATCCGAAAGGGCATGGCCACCGGTCGAACACGTGGCGCGTGGTCGCGCTGGCCGTGCAGTTGCTCGTGGCGGTCTACGGCGGGTATTTCGGCGCGGGGCTCGGAATTCTCATTCTCACCGCGCTCGGCTTTCTCGGGCTCAGCGACATCCGCCAGGCCAACGCGCTCAAGAACCTGTTCAGCCTCGCCATCAAGGGCGTCGCGGTGATCTATTTCATCATCGTCGCGGAGGTCAGCTGGACGCCCGCCGTGATCATGGCGGTTGGTGCGGTGATCGGCGGCTATGCTGCGGCGCGCCTCGGCCGCAAGCTGGCCGAATCCACCATGCGGTGGGTGGTCACGGGGATCGGCGTCGCGGTGGGGATCGCCATGCTTGTAAAGCTGGCGGATTGA
- a CDS encoding FAD-linked oxidase C-terminal domain-containing protein has translation MRTSHARGVGEEELMASDATLRVLPGEGLVDELEHTIEGEVRFDRGSRALYATDLSVYRQVPIGVVIPRNLNDVIRTVAACRRRGVPILSRGCGTSLSGQCCNVAVVIDFSKYLHRVVELDPERGAWVEPGVICDQLIQAAEPNGLTLAPDPATHKYCTLGGMIGNNSCGAHSVMGGKTVDNVEELEILTYDGLRLRVGKTDDAELERIIRAGGRRGEIYQRMRALRDRYADQIRARFPRIPRRVSGYNLDELLPENGFHVARALVGSESTLVVVLGARMRLVPSPPCRALLVIGYAEPWLAADRVPEILETGPIALEAFTRHVIDNMIRKGKPHAGARLLPEGNTWLLVEFGGSTSADAVGRAREAMAKIEAAGDHREMRLLEDRAEQNLVWHIREAGVGASRVPGVENAWPSWEDSAVAPEKLGAYLRDFIKLLDRYHYRYTLFGHFGQGCVHMRFAYDTKTVEGVKRYRAFMEDAADLVVRYGGSLSGEHGDGQAKGELLPKMFGAELMEAFREFKRIWDPEWKMNPGKVIDAYPLDSNLRLGPDYHPRVVNTHFKFPDDHGSMSQATERCFGVGLCRRLDAGTMCPSFKATREEMHTTRGRAHLLFEMLRGEVLPDGWRDEHVKEALDLCLACKGCKSDCPVSVDIATYKAEFLSHYYDGRLRPLRAYALGLVSEWSRLAARAPGLANLLTQTPALAQPVKALLGLAPERRLPPFAPGTFQAWFRRRRPRNADGPRVVLWPDTFNNHFHPETAEAAVEVLEAAGHRVLVPAGTVCCGRPLYDYGMLDRAARRLDHMLATLRPMIRAGVPVVCLEPSCAAVFRDELLGIRPNDEDAKRLSAQTFLLGEFLARSDDFKSPRLAGKAIVHAHCHQKAISDADADQKILRALGLEVDVLDAGCCGLAGSFGYERDHYEVSMRAGEHVLLPAVRHAARSTIIVADGFSCRTQIAHATERRALHLGQVIQMAMREGRWPEQRAPASTRRAALGALTVGGVLAGGAGWVARNRRRRHARAG, from the coding sequence GTGAGGACCTCTCACGCTCGAGGCGTCGGCGAGGAGGAGCTGATGGCGAGCGATGCAACTTTGCGCGTGCTGCCTGGCGAAGGTCTGGTGGACGAGCTGGAGCACACGATCGAGGGCGAGGTGCGGTTCGATCGAGGCAGCCGCGCGCTCTACGCCACCGACCTGTCGGTCTACCGCCAGGTCCCGATCGGCGTGGTGATCCCCCGAAATCTGAACGACGTGATCCGCACCGTCGCGGCCTGCCGCCGGCGCGGAGTGCCGATTCTCTCCCGCGGGTGCGGCACCAGCCTGTCCGGCCAGTGCTGCAACGTCGCCGTCGTGATCGACTTCTCCAAGTACCTTCATCGGGTCGTGGAGCTCGATCCCGAGCGCGGCGCCTGGGTCGAGCCCGGGGTGATCTGCGATCAACTGATCCAGGCGGCCGAGCCGAACGGGCTCACCCTGGCACCCGATCCCGCCACCCACAAGTACTGCACGCTCGGCGGCATGATCGGCAACAATTCCTGCGGCGCGCACTCGGTGATGGGCGGCAAGACGGTGGACAACGTCGAGGAGCTGGAGATCCTCACGTACGACGGACTCCGCCTCCGGGTGGGAAAGACCGACGACGCCGAGCTGGAGCGGATCATTCGGGCCGGCGGGCGCCGGGGCGAGATCTACCAGCGCATGCGAGCGCTCCGCGACCGCTACGCCGACCAGATCCGCGCGCGCTTTCCTCGCATTCCCCGACGGGTGTCGGGCTACAATCTCGACGAGCTGCTGCCGGAGAACGGGTTCCACGTGGCCCGGGCGCTGGTCGGCTCCGAGAGTACCCTCGTGGTCGTGCTCGGCGCGAGAATGCGTCTGGTTCCGAGTCCTCCGTGCCGAGCGCTGCTCGTCATCGGCTACGCCGAGCCCTGGCTCGCGGCCGACCGGGTGCCCGAAATCCTCGAGACTGGTCCGATTGCGCTGGAAGCGTTCACCCGCCATGTGATCGACAACATGATCCGGAAGGGCAAGCCGCACGCGGGCGCTCGACTTCTCCCCGAGGGCAACACCTGGCTCCTGGTGGAGTTCGGCGGCAGCACGTCGGCCGACGCGGTCGGCCGCGCGCGCGAAGCGATGGCGAAGATCGAGGCCGCGGGCGACCACCGCGAGATGCGGCTGCTGGAGGATCGGGCCGAGCAGAACCTGGTCTGGCACATTCGCGAGGCCGGCGTCGGCGCGAGCCGGGTGCCGGGCGTCGAGAATGCGTGGCCCAGTTGGGAGGACTCCGCGGTCGCGCCGGAAAAGCTGGGCGCGTACCTGCGGGACTTCATCAAGCTGCTCGACCGCTATCACTACCGCTATACCCTGTTCGGCCACTTCGGGCAGGGCTGCGTGCACATGCGATTCGCCTACGACACCAAGACGGTCGAGGGGGTAAAGCGCTACCGAGCCTTCATGGAGGATGCGGCCGATCTGGTGGTCCGCTACGGCGGCTCGCTCTCCGGCGAGCACGGCGACGGCCAGGCGAAGGGCGAGCTCCTGCCCAAGATGTTCGGCGCCGAGCTGATGGAAGCGTTTCGGGAGTTCAAGCGGATCTGGGATCCCGAGTGGAAAATGAATCCGGGCAAAGTGATCGACGCCTACCCGCTCGACTCCAACCTCCGGCTCGGCCCCGACTATCACCCGCGGGTAGTCAACACGCACTTCAAGTTTCCTGACGATCACGGCAGCATGAGCCAGGCGACGGAGCGCTGCTTCGGCGTGGGCCTCTGCCGCCGGCTCGACGCCGGCACGATGTGTCCGAGCTTCAAGGCCACGCGCGAGGAAATGCACACCACGCGGGGCCGGGCCCACCTGCTCTTCGAGATGCTTCGGGGCGAGGTGCTTCCCGACGGCTGGCGCGACGAGCACGTAAAGGAGGCGCTCGACCTCTGCCTCGCCTGCAAGGGATGCAAGAGCGACTGCCCGGTGTCGGTGGACATCGCCACGTACAAGGCCGAATTCCTCTCCCACTACTACGATGGCAGGCTCCGTCCATTGCGGGCGTACGCGCTCGGCCTCGTATCGGAGTGGTCTCGTCTTGCCGCGCGCGCGCCCGGGCTCGCCAATCTGCTCACCCAGACTCCCGCCCTCGCTCAGCCGGTGAAGGCGCTGCTCGGCCTCGCGCCGGAGCGCAGACTCCCGCCGTTCGCGCCGGGCACCTTCCAGGCATGGTTCCGGCGGCGGAGGCCACGCAACGCCGACGGGCCGCGGGTCGTGTTGTGGCCCGACACGTTCAACAACCACTTCCATCCGGAGACGGCGGAGGCGGCGGTGGAAGTGCTCGAGGCCGCGGGCCATCGGGTGCTCGTGCCGGCGGGTACGGTATGCTGCGGCCGTCCGCTCTACGACTACGGCATGCTCGACCGCGCCGCGCGGCGGCTGGACCACATGCTGGCGACGCTGCGCCCGATGATCCGGGCCGGGGTTCCGGTCGTCTGCCTGGAGCCGAGCTGCGCCGCCGTGTTCCGGGACGAGCTGCTCGGCATCCGGCCAAACGACGAGGACGCCAAGCGGCTCAGCGCGCAGACGTTCCTGCTGGGCGAGTTCCTCGCGCGGTCGGACGACTTCAAATCCCCCCGACTCGCTGGCAAAGCGATCGTACACGCCCACTGTCACCAGAAGGCCATCTCGGACGCGGACGCCGATCAGAAGATTCTGCGCGCGCTCGGGCTCGAGGTGGACGTGCTCGACGCCGGCTGCTGCGGACTGGCGGGATCGTTCGGCTACGAGCGGGACCACTACGAGGTTTCCATGCGGGCCGGCGAGCATGTCCTGCTGCCCGCCGTGCGTCACGCGGCGCGGAGCACGATCATCGTCGCCGACGGGTTCAGCTGCCGCACCCAGATCGCGCACGCCACCGAACGCCGAGCGCTGCACCTGGGGCAGGTGATCCAGATGGCAATGCGCGAGGGCCGGTGGCCGGAGCAGCGCGCGCCGGCCAGCACGAGGCGCGCGGCGCTCGGGGCGCTCACGGTCGGCGGCGTGCTCGCCGGCGGCGCGGGATGGGTGGCTCGGAACCGCCGGCGCCGCCATGCCCGGGCCGGGTGA
- a CDS encoding amidohydrolase codes for MHSRLAFSPALAAAALAMTASSGTRPMLPNHAAPADLIVTAGHIYTADTIHPAAQAFAARGGRIVFVGDRAGALALRGPATRVLDLPGRTILPGLADAHAHLLNLGTFLHNVDLTGTATYDEVIARVAARARATPPGQWIIGRGWDQNRWPDRAFPIHDALSRAVSDHPVMLTRVDGHALLANAKAMALAGVTAATPDPAGGRIERKPGSREPTGVFVDNAKSLIERAVPPLSDAEIDAALLAGQAEAERWGLVSVHDPGEPERVLARLEALAKDRRLTLRVYAMVADDSAALAHAFARGPLSALYGGHLWIRAVKLYADGALGSRGAALLAPYSDDPANVGLLRNPPAHLRDVAVRALRAGFQVATHAIGDRGNRVALDAYASALAEVAVKDHRFRIEHAQVLSPADIPRFAQLGVIPSMQATHATSDMPWAERRLGPERIKGAYAWRSLLATGVIIPNGTDTPVEPVNPLRTFHSAITRQNEANQPPGGWYPAQRMTRDEALASMTRWAAYAAFEEQVMGTLSPGKYADFTVLDRDIMTAAPEEILGTHVLATYVGGAAVYQR; via the coding sequence ATGCACAGTCGACTCGCCTTCTCGCCCGCGCTGGCAGCCGCGGCGCTCGCCATGACGGCCAGCAGCGGCACGCGGCCCATGCTGCCGAATCACGCCGCGCCGGCAGATCTGATCGTGACCGCCGGCCACATCTACACGGCCGACACGATCCACCCCGCCGCGCAGGCCTTTGCCGCCCGCGGCGGCCGCATCGTGTTCGTCGGCGATCGTGCCGGCGCGCTCGCGCTCCGCGGCCCCGCCACTCGCGTGCTCGACCTCCCGGGCCGCACGATCCTTCCCGGCCTCGCCGATGCGCACGCCCACCTGCTCAATCTGGGCACCTTTCTCCACAACGTCGATCTCACCGGCACCGCCACCTACGACGAGGTGATCGCGCGCGTCGCGGCCCGCGCGCGGGCGACGCCGCCGGGGCAGTGGATCATCGGCCGCGGGTGGGACCAGAATCGCTGGCCGGATCGCGCGTTCCCCATCCACGACGCGCTCTCCCGCGCCGTGTCCGACCATCCGGTGATGCTCACGCGCGTGGACGGCCACGCACTGCTCGCGAACGCGAAGGCGATGGCGCTCGCCGGTGTCACGGCGGCGACGCCCGATCCGGCCGGCGGCCGCATCGAGCGGAAGCCTGGGAGCCGGGAGCCCACCGGAGTGTTCGTGGACAATGCGAAGTCGCTCATCGAGCGCGCGGTGCCGCCGCTCTCGGACGCCGAGATCGATGCGGCGCTGCTCGCCGGACAAGCCGAGGCAGAGCGGTGGGGGCTCGTGAGCGTGCACGACCCCGGCGAGCCCGAGCGCGTGCTCGCGCGGCTCGAGGCGCTCGCGAAAGACCGCCGCCTCACGCTTCGTGTCTATGCGATGGTGGCGGACGACTCCGCCGCACTTGCTCACGCATTCGCCCGCGGGCCGCTGAGCGCGCTCTACGGCGGCCATCTCTGGATCCGCGCCGTCAAGCTCTACGCCGACGGCGCGCTCGGCTCCCGCGGCGCGGCGCTGCTCGCGCCCTACAGCGACGATCCGGCCAACGTCGGGCTGCTCCGCAACCCGCCCGCCCACCTGCGCGACGTGGCGGTGCGCGCCCTCCGCGCGGGATTCCAGGTCGCCACCCATGCCATCGGCGACCGCGGCAACCGCGTGGCGCTCGATGCCTACGCGTCGGCGCTCGCGGAAGTGGCCGTCAAGGACCACCGGTTCCGCATCGAGCACGCACAGGTGCTGAGCCCCGCGGACATCCCGCGCTTCGCGCAGCTCGGCGTCATTCCTTCGATGCAGGCGACCCACGCGACCAGCGACATGCCCTGGGCCGAGCGGCGGCTCGGCCCCGAGCGCATCAAGGGCGCGTATGCCTGGCGGTCGCTGCTCGCGACCGGCGTCATCATCCCGAATGGAACCGACACGCCGGTCGAGCCGGTGAATCCGCTGCGCACCTTCCACTCGGCCATCACGCGCCAGAACGAAGCCAACCAGCCGCCGGGCGGCTGGTATCCGGCGCAGCGGATGACGCGCGACGAGGCGCTGGCGTCGATGACGCGGTGGGCGGCGTACGCGGCGTTCGAGGAGCAGGTGATGGGCACGCTGAGCCCGGGCAAATACGCCGATTTCACCGTGCTCGATCGCGACATCATGACCGCGGCACCGGAGGAGATCCTCGGCACGCACGTGCTCGCGACATATGTCGGCGGCGCGGCGGTCTACCAACGTTAG
- the asnB gene encoding asparagine synthase (glutamine-hydrolyzing), with protein MCGLCGVAYADPGMPADAGTIRRMTGMLSHRGPDGQGYFLEDGIGLGFRRLSIIDLEGGDQPMSNEDGSITVVCNGEIYNYRELRRSLESAGHRFRSRSDVEVIVHLYEDHGVGCLDRLRGMFAFALWDSRRRRLMLARDRFGIKPLSYAVTADALYFGSEYKAILAADSVERRVDGRAIRELFETGFLLAPHTLLTSVRRLLPAHYLLYEAGRITTRRYWDLSFPPQGEEDLRQSPEDWASALRGKLGEAVTLHLRSDVPLGSYLSSGIDSSAMASLMSRQLPDPVHTFSVRFEDPAYDEVGQQRILADYAGYDLSSHVTTCTTAAFDLLPKLIWHQEDPNLSAGGIPHLQLAHSAARHVKTVLTGEGSDEVFGGYHWHRIEKMLGPFLGLPLGLRRFVAGMPLLRRKWPGHCRAFSAPSAMTQERYMRIIDNASRKPVAGIFGERCGAESGPDQQAVEPLRVPDGFHHWHRLAQTQYWEINTRMTDYVIRTLDAGTMAYGLEARVPFLDHEFVEFCGRIPARLKIRWLDEKHILRRALEKDLPAEILKRKKRGLAAPHWPWKQRLPEFASQALSEPSLRDKGYFKPKAIRSMLECHNSGEARFGKELLGVVSIQLWDDLFVRGVATSMR; from the coding sequence ATGTGCGGTTTGTGCGGCGTCGCATACGCGGATCCCGGGATGCCGGCCGACGCCGGCACGATTCGGCGGATGACCGGGATGCTGTCGCACCGCGGGCCGGATGGACAGGGGTACTTCCTCGAGGACGGGATCGGCCTCGGCTTCCGCAGGCTCAGCATCATCGATCTCGAGGGCGGCGACCAGCCGATGTCCAACGAAGACGGGAGCATCACCGTCGTATGCAACGGGGAGATCTACAACTACCGGGAGCTGCGGCGGAGCCTGGAGTCTGCCGGCCACCGCTTTCGGAGCCGCTCGGACGTCGAGGTCATCGTCCACCTGTATGAGGACCACGGGGTGGGTTGTCTGGATCGGCTGCGAGGGATGTTTGCCTTCGCATTGTGGGACTCGCGCCGCCGCCGGCTCATGCTGGCCAGAGACCGGTTCGGGATCAAGCCGCTGAGCTATGCCGTCACAGCCGACGCTCTGTACTTCGGTTCGGAATACAAAGCGATCCTGGCCGCGGACTCCGTCGAACGAAGAGTGGACGGGCGTGCGATCCGCGAACTCTTCGAAACGGGTTTTCTCCTGGCGCCGCACACGTTGTTGACCAGCGTTCGACGGCTCTTGCCGGCGCACTATCTCCTCTACGAAGCGGGGCGGATCACAACCAGACGTTACTGGGATCTCTCGTTTCCTCCTCAGGGTGAGGAGGACCTGCGCCAGAGCCCCGAAGACTGGGCGTCCGCGCTACGCGGCAAGTTGGGAGAGGCTGTGACGTTGCACCTGAGAAGCGACGTACCTCTCGGGTCGTACCTGAGCAGCGGCATCGATTCGAGTGCGATGGCGAGCCTGATGAGCCGGCAGCTTCCGGATCCCGTCCACACATTCTCGGTGCGATTCGAGGATCCGGCTTACGACGAGGTAGGACAACAGAGAATTCTGGCCGACTACGCTGGTTACGACCTATCCAGTCACGTTACGACCTGTACGACGGCGGCGTTCGATCTGCTGCCGAAGCTCATCTGGCACCAGGAGGATCCGAACCTCTCCGCGGGCGGAATCCCCCACCTGCAGCTCGCGCACTCGGCCGCCCGGCACGTGAAAACCGTTCTGACGGGCGAAGGATCGGATGAAGTCTTCGGCGGCTACCACTGGCATCGGATCGAGAAAATGCTGGGGCCGTTCTTGGGGCTGCCGCTCGGGTTGCGTCGCTTCGTCGCGGGCATGCCGCTCTTGAGACGGAAGTGGCCAGGACACTGCCGCGCCTTTTCGGCTCCTTCAGCAATGACTCAGGAGCGATACATGCGCATCATCGACAATGCATCCCGGAAACCGGTGGCGGGAATCTTCGGCGAACGGTGCGGGGCGGAGAGCGGGCCGGACCAGCAGGCTGTCGAACCCCTTCGCGTCCCGGACGGATTTCATCACTGGCACCGGCTTGCGCAGACACAGTACTGGGAGATCAATACGCGCATGACCGATTACGTCATCCGGACGCTGGACGCGGGAACGATGGCGTACGGGCTCGAGGCCCGCGTCCCGTTCCTGGATCACGAATTCGTCGAGTTCTGCGGCCGGATTCCGGCAAGGCTCAAGATCCGCTGGCTGGACGAAAAGCACATTCTCCGCCGGGCGCTGGAGAAAGATCTGCCGGCGGAAATTCTGAAGCGAAAGAAGCGGGGACTGGCCGCCCCCCACTGGCCGTGGAAACAACGCCTGCCTGAATTCGCCAGCCAGGCCTTGTCGGAGCCGAGCCTTCGGGACAAAGGCTATTTCAAGCCCAAGGCGATCCGCTCCATGCTGGAGTGCCATAACAGCGGCGAGGCGCGGTTCGGAAAAGAGCTGCTCGGCGTCGTCAGCATTCAACTGTGGGACGACCTGTTCGTTCGAGGAGTGGCGACCAGCATGAGGTGA